The genomic DNA TATAAAAAAGAAGACTAATGTCCAATTAGGTTTTTCCCAAAACCATATTTTATAAATAAAACTATCCCTATATCCTTGTATTATATAAAAAATTGGATTAATTTTAAAAATCCACACCATTTTTTCAGGTATCATTTTAAAAGACCAAAATATTGGAGTTATCCAAAATCCAAGCTGTAATATAACTGCTATAATTTCGCCAACATCTGGAAGAAAAACTTTTATTCCACCAAATAGCCATGAAAGCCCTATTAATAAATAGCATGTACAAAACAAATAATAAATTATCTGCAAGACATGAAAATCTATATTAAAACCACTGACTAATGACACTATAAAAATTATAAAAATGAAAAATATATGTGTGAAAATACCTGATATTATTTTTATAAAAGGAAGTATTTCTGCTTTAAAAGTCATCTGTCTCAGCATATAACTATACTCAAATAATACATTTGTTCCAGTTGGAAAAACCTCTGAAAAAAAATACCACGGAACCAGTCCACATATAAGCCAAAGAATAAAAGGAATTCCAGGTTCTGTATCACCTGTTCTAAAACCAACAGAAAATACAAACCACATTACACCTATATTTATCATTGGTTGGATATAGGACCAAAATAATCCTAAATAAGATTTAGAATATCTTTGTTTAAAATCATTTATTCCTAATAGTAATATCAATTTTTTTTGAACCCAAATATATTTAAAAAATTCATATATAGTAGCCTTTTGTTTATTTATCATTTTAAATTCCATCCTAATTTTAGTTTATTTATAATTCTGTGAAAGATTTTTTAGATATTTCCCATAATTTGTTTTTAACAAAGGTTTAGCTAATTCCAAAACTTCTTTTTTAGTTATCCATTTATTTGTAAATGCTATTTCTTCAATACATGCTATATAAAATCCCTGTCTTTTTTGGATTGTTTCTATAAATGTCGCTGCTTCCAGCAATGATTCATGTGTACCAGTATCCAGCCATGCTGTCCCTCTCCCTAAATTTGTTACTGTTAATTTATTTTCATATAAATACATTTCGTTAATACTCGTTATTTCCAATTCACCTCTTTCAGAAGGCTTTACTTTTTTAGCTTTCTCTATTACTGTATTATCATAAAAATATAGACCCGGTATAGCAAAATTAGATTTTGGATTTTTTGGTTTTTCCTCTAAAGAAATAGCATTTCCTGCTTCATCAAATTCTACTACTCCAAAAGCTTCAGGGTTTTTTACCGGATATCCAAAAATTTTAGCTCCTGATTTCAATTTTGCTGCTTTTTTTACCATTTCTGACAGACCATGTCCATAAAATATATTATCCCCTAATATTAATGCTACATTATCATCTCCAATAAATTTCTCTCCTATTAAAAATGCTTCTGCTAATCCATTAGGACTCTCTTGAACTTGGTAAGAGAACCTCATACCAAACTGGCCCCCATCACCTAACAAAGCTTCAAAAAAAGGTAAATCTCTTTTTGTTGATATAATCAAAATATCTTTTATTTCAGCTAGCATTAACACTGATAACGGATAATATATCATTGGTTTGTCATAAATTGGCATTATTTGTTTTGATATTACTTTAGTTAATGGATACAGTCTTGTTCCTGAACCACCTGCTAATATTATTCCTTTCATAAATTATACATTCCCTTTCTTATAACTTTTTATAATTTTTTTATTAATTTCTTTTCTCTCTTTATCTGAAAACCAGTTCCATTTATTAAAATATTTTATTGCAGATAATATGTGAATAAAGACCATTTTTAAACTTCTGTATGATTCTTTATTATGTTTGTGTATAACGCTAATTTCCGGATAAAAATAATTCCCGTGTTTGTACATACGTCTGCTTAAATCTACATCTTCCATATACATGAAAAAAATAGAGTCAAAGCCGTTTTCTTTAATCAATTTCCCATAGTCACAAAGCATAAAACTTCCTGATAAAACAGGAACTATCATCTCTTTTTCATAATTTGTAAATCTTAGTTCGTACTCATAATCCATTTTTTGAGCTAAAGGGGTATTCCCTAAAAACCTTCTTACAAATAAATTAAAAGGATTTGGAAATAATTTACATACATATTGTAATTCTCCATCTGGAAAAATTATTTTAGGCATAATTATACCAAATTCTGATATTTTATCCGCATAGTTTAATAATTTTACTAAATCTTCAAATTTGATAAAAATATCTGGATTCATTATTAAAAAATACTTTGCTTGCCCTTCATACTTCTTTATTACTAAGTTATTTCCATGACCATACCCTTTATTTTCAGATATTATGTATTCAATCTCATTATTTATTAATAGTAAGTTATCTTTCAAATACCCAGTATTTGAATTATCTACTATAACTAATTTTTGGTTAATATTTTCTTTATAGAACTCCTTCACCATATCTTTTATTTCTTCAAAAGAATTATTATAAACCACGATACATGCAATTATTTTAAACATTTATTATCTCCCAACAAATATCATTTATTATATCATTATAGAAAAATAATTTCAATATTTAAAGAAAAAGTAAGCATATTTTACATTCCTTTCGCAAATATTACGATTTTTATCGTCCTAAAAATTATCTTTAAATCCATCATTACATCCTGATGCTTCATATAATACAAATCATACTCCAGCTTTCTATATGCATCCTCTGTAGAAATTCCATAAGGGTACATTACCTGAGCCCATCCGGTAACTCCTGGTTTAATTAAATGACGTAAATTATAATAAGGAATGTTTTTCATATATCCATAACATAATTCATTCCATTCAGGTCTCGGACCAACAAAGCTCATATCTCCCTTTAATATACATATTAATTGTGGAAGCTCATCAATTCTTGTTTTTCTTATAAATTTTCCAAATCTAGTTACACGAGGATCATTCTCATCCGCATATTTCGAGAATTCATTTTGATCATGAATTTTCATTGACCTGAATTTAATAATTTCAAATTCCATATTTTTTAAACCCAAACGTTTTTGCCTAAAAAAAACAGGCCCCTTTGATGACATTTTAATTATAATTCCTGTTATGAGTATTATAGGAAAAGTGACAATTAACAAAACAACTGAAAATATTATATCCGATAATCTCTTTATTTTTTGCTGAGTTGTATTATGAAGAATTTCAAATCCCATTGATTCTAAAAGCCATTTTTTATCTATATATGTGATGTCAA from Sebaldella termitidis ATCC 33386 includes the following:
- the rfbA gene encoding glucose-1-phosphate thymidylyltransferase RfbA, producing MKGIILAGGSGTRLYPLTKVISKQIMPIYDKPMIYYPLSVLMLAEIKDILIISTKRDLPFFEALLGDGGQFGMRFSYQVQESPNGLAEAFLIGEKFIGDDNVALILGDNIFYGHGLSEMVKKAAKLKSGAKIFGYPVKNPEAFGVVEFDEAGNAISLEEKPKNPKSNFAIPGLYFYDNTVIEKAKKVKPSERGELEITSINEMYLYENKLTVTNLGRGTAWLDTGTHESLLEAATFIETIQKRQGFYIACIEEIAFTNKWITKKEVLELAKPLLKTNYGKYLKNLSQNYK
- a CDS encoding ABC transporter permease, with the protein product MINKQKATIYEFFKYIWVQKKLILLLGINDFKQRYSKSYLGLFWSYIQPMINIGVMWFVFSVGFRTGDTEPGIPFILWLICGLVPWYFFSEVFPTGTNVLFEYSYMLRQMTFKAEILPFIKIISGIFTHIFFIFIIFIVSLVSGFNIDFHVLQIIYYLFCTCYLLIGLSWLFGGIKVFLPDVGEIIAVILQLGFWITPIFWSFKMIPEKMVWIFKINPIFYIIQGYRDSFIYKIWFWEKPNWTLVFFFISSIIFISGAIIFRKLKPHFNDVL
- a CDS encoding exopolysaccharide biosynthesis polyprenyl glycosylphosphotransferase — its product is MKSYSNVMIRVVYIWILYIVYKYCLDTFVFGTSFTAKLIFISMFIVAYIFDLLDFTEQKFRIRHIIYFFVIDAFFAGMFYSLVRTVGMFITFGILFLAQISLKWIIQQFVVKRYKVVIYGQTKNNSQIIRSLIANIQYEYVGFISNAKIEESQYLGTIEDLERIIKENNIDKIIITIDELDEYELDTLINFKVNGIDMITYKEFNEQIEQKIDITYIDKKWLLESMGFEILHNTTQQKIKRLSDIIFSVVLLIVTFPIILITGIIIKMSSKGPVFFRQKRLGLKNMEFEIIKFRSMKIHDQNEFSKYADENDPRVTRFGKFIRKTRIDELPQLICILKGDMSFVGPRPEWNELCYGYMKNIPYYNLRHLIKPGVTGWAQVMYPYGISTEDAYRKLEYDLYYMKHQDVMMDLKIIFRTIKIVIFAKGM
- a CDS encoding glycosyltransferase, with product MFKIIACIVVYNNSFEEIKDMVKEFYKENINQKLVIVDNSNTGYLKDNLLLINNEIEYIISENKGYGHGNNLVIKKYEGQAKYFLIMNPDIFIKFEDLVKLLNYADKISEFGIIMPKIIFPDGELQYVCKLFPNPFNLFVRRFLGNTPLAQKMDYEYELRFTNYEKEMIVPVLSGSFMLCDYGKLIKENGFDSIFFMYMEDVDLSRRMYKHGNYFYPEISVIHKHNKESYRSLKMVFIHILSAIKYFNKWNWFSDKERKEINKKIIKSYKKGNV